One genomic region from Nymphalis io chromosome 18, ilAglIoxx1.1, whole genome shotgun sequence encodes:
- the LOC126775340 gene encoding luciferin 4-monooxygenase-like isoform X10 encodes MAPWQHRTDAVHWYMQELSSRVVAASGIPSDRHHLGKLTLQGFKDAPDFVLQIDGATNETETFGSALKRSVQCATAFRNLGLKHGDVIVLMAPNHIHLTVPMYAAFYLGISVAGIDMTLRHNELRETFKCINPKMIFCQSESVNDIRSVIEELKFDTKIITFDKNDRCMNFSDLLEKYGSDVSVKDFKAADFDPAKTISLLIATSGTTGLPKSAAITHKNMAVSVPYMWLTYSKFPTPTRLTVVFSPIEWYSALFQFVFSPIIRHSRLQSSAPMTQEHAYYLINKFRPTFAMTSPNMLTTFLKIGDRNKCDFTCFETILVGGSSVHTSLIEDIKKVSPNTNVVVIYGMSEISGIAFNFDPTIPNSLGKPIQSLEHKLVNPATHKDITEPDVPGELWVRGPGVFQGYYNNPEVTSQVVMKGGWLKTGDMMYKDNMSNFYFVERIKILLKYRSYQISPLEIESVIAEHPRVFEVAVTGIPHKEDGDLPVACIVPHEGYKITAQEIKDLVRDSLSDSKQLRGGVIFLKELPLTSTSKIDRPKLAALARSMERE; translated from the exons atggCGCCGTGGCAACACAGAACGGACGCAGTACACTGGTACATGCAGGAGCTGAGCTCGCGTGTGGTGGCGGCGAGTGGTATACCAAGTGATCGCCACCATCTAGGAAAACTGACACTCCAGGGTTTCAAAGATGCTCCAGACTTCGTTCTTCAG aTAGATGGTGCTACAAATGAAACAGAAACATTTGGATCTGCCCTGAAGAGATCAGTTCAATGTGCCACAGCGTTCAGAAATTTAGGTCTTAAGCATGGAGATGTCATCGTGTTGATGGCGCCGAACCACATTCATCTTACTGTACCTATGTATGCAGCGTTTTATCTCGGGATAAGTGTTGCTGGGATTGATATGACCTTAAGACATA ATGAACTCCGCGAAACATTCAAATGTATCAACCCGAAGATGATATTTTGTCAGAGCGAGAGTGTGAATGACATCCGCTCTGTAATAGAAGAATTGAAATTCGATACAAAAATTATCACTTTTGATAAAAATGATCGATGTATGAACTTCTCGGACCTTCTCGAGAAGTATGGAAGTGATGTATCTGTTAAGGattttaa GGCTGCTGATTTTGATCCAGCAAAGACAATATCTTTGTTAATAGCGACCAGCGGAACAACTGGCTTACCAAAATCAGCCGCCATTACCCACAAAAACATGGCTGTTTCCGTCCCATATATGTG gttAACATATTCCAAGTTCCCAACGCCTACTCGTCTAACTGTGGTGTTTTCCCCAATAGAGTGGTATTCAGCTTTGTTCCAATTCGTCTTTTCGCCGATCATAAGGCATTCTAGATTACAATCATCGGCACCGATGACGCAAGAGCATGCTTATTATCTCATTAATAAATTCAGA CCAACGTTTGCGATGACGAGCCCCAACATGTTGACGACATTTTTGAAAATCGGCGATCGTAACAAATGCGATTTCACGTGCTTTGAAACTATTCTAGTCGGTGGGAGCTCCGTTCATACTAGTCTCATTGAAGATATTAAG AAAGTTTCTCCGAACACAAATGTGGTAGTGATTTACGGCATGAGCGAAATATCAGGAATAGCGTTCAATTTTGACCCAACCATACCGAACTCACTCGGAAAGCCTATCCAGAGCTTGGAACACAAA CTGGTAAACCCTGCAACTCATAAAGACATAACGGAACCTGATGTTCCGGGAGAACTGTGGGTGAGAGGACCGGGTGTATTCCAg GGATACTACAACAACCCAGAAGTAACATCCCAAGTGGTAATGAAAGGTGGCTGGTTGAAAACTGGAGACATGATGTACAAGGACAACATGTCGAACTTCTACTTCGTGGAgcgaataaaaattttattgaagTATAGAAGTTATCAG ATTTCTCCTCTAGAAATAGAGAGTGTGATTGCGGAACATCCAAGAGTATTTGAAGTAGCTGTTACCGGAATCCCTCACAAAGAAGATGGAGATCTGCCAGTTGCCTGTATCGTACCTCATGAGGGTTACAAAATAACTGCTCAAGAAATCAAAGACTTAGTAAGag
- the LOC126775340 gene encoding luciferin 4-monooxygenase-like isoform X2, producing MAPWQHRTDAVHWYMQELSSRVVAASGIPSDRHHLGKLTLQGFKDAPDFVLQIDGATNETETFGSALKRSVQCATAFRNLGLKHGDVIVLMAPNHIHLTVPMYAAFYLGISVAGIDMTLRHNELRETFKCINPKMIFCQSESVNDIRSVIEELKFDTKIITFDKNDRCMNFSDLLEKYGSDVSVKDFKAADFDPAKTISLLIATSGTTGLPKSAAITHKNMAVSVPYMWLTYSKFPTPTRLTVVFSPIEWYSALFQFVFSPIIRHSRLQSSAPMTQEHAYYLINKFRPTFAMTSPNMLTTFLKIGDRNKCDFTCFETILVGGSSVHTSLIEDIKKVSPNTNVVVIYGMSEISGIAFNFDPTIPNSLGKPIQSLEHKLVNPATHKDITEPDVPGELWVRGPGVFQGYYNNPEVTSQVVMKGGWLKTGDMMYKDNMSNFYFVERIKILLKYRSYQISPLEIESVIAEHPRVFEVAVTGIPHKEDGDLPVACIVPHEGYKITAQEIKDLVRDSLSDSKQLRGGVIFLKELPLTSTSKIDRPKLAALARSMERE from the exons atggCGCCGTGGCAACACAGAACGGACGCAGTACACTGGTACATGCAGGAGCTGAGCTCGCGTGTGGTGGCGGCGAGTGGTATACCAAGTGATCGCCACCATCTAGGAAAACTGACACTCCAGGGTTTCAAAGATGCTCCAGACTTCGTTCTTCAG aTAGATGGTGCTACAAATGAAACAGAAACATTTGGATCTGCCCTGAAGAGATCAGTTCAATGTGCCACAGCGTTCAGAAATTTAGGTCTTAAGCATGGAGATGTCATCGTGTTGATGGCGCCGAACCACATTCATCTTACTGTACCTATGTATGCAGCGTTTTATCTCGGGATAAGTGTTGCTGGGATTGATATGACCTTAAGACATA ATGAACTCCGCGAAACATTCAAATGTATCAACCCGAAGATGATATTTTGTCAGAGCGAGAGTGTGAATGACATCCGCTCTGTAATAGAAGAATTGAAATTCGATACAAAAATTATCACTTTTGATAAAAATGATCGATGTATGAACTTCTCGGACCTTCTCGAGAAGTATGGAAGTGATGTATCTGTTAAGGattttaa GGCTGCTGATTTTGATCCAGCAAAGACAATATCTTTGTTAATAGCGACCAGCGGAACAACTGGCTTACCAAAATCAGCCGCCATTACCCACAAAAACATGGCTGTTTCCGTCCCATATATGTG gttAACATATTCCAAGTTCCCAACGCCTACTCGTCTAACTGTGGTGTTTTCCCCAATAGAGTGGTATTCAGCTTTGTTCCAATTCGTCTTTTCGCCGATCATAAGGCATTCTAGATTACAATCATCGGCACCGATGACGCAAGAGCATGCTTATTATCTCATTAATAAATTCAGA CCAACGTTTGCGATGACGAGCCCCAACATGTTGACGACATTTTTGAAAATCGGCGATCGTAACAAATGCGATTTCACGTGCTTTGAAACTATTCTAGTCGGTGGGAGCTCCGTTCATACTAGTCTCATTGAAGATATTAAG AAAGTTTCTCCGAACACAAATGTGGTAGTGATTTACGGCATGAGCGAAATATCAGGAATAGCGTTCAATTTTGACCCAACCATACCGAACTCACTCGGAAAGCCTATCCAGAGCTTGGAACACAAA CTGGTAAACCCTGCAACTCATAAAGACATAACGGAACCTGATGTTCCGGGAGAACTGTGGGTGAGAGGACCGGGTGTATTCCAg GGATACTACAACAACCCAGAAGTAACATCCCAAGTGGTAATGAAAGGTGGCTGGTTGAAAACTGGAGACATGATGTACAAGGACAACATGTCGAACTTCTACTTCGTGGAgcgaataaaaattttattgaagTATAGAAGTTATCAG ATTTCTCCTCTAGAAATAGAGAGTGTGATTGCGGAACATCCAAGAGTATTTGAAGTAGCTGTTACCGGAATCCCTCACAAAGAAGATGGAGATCTGCCAGTTGCCTGTATCGTACCTCATGAGGGTTACAAAATAACTGCTCAAGAAATCAAAGACTTAGTAAGag ACTCACTCAGTGACTCGAAGCAACTGAGAGGAGGAGTGATATTCCTGAAAGAGTTGCCGCTTACTTCAACATCGAAAATCGATCGACCAAAACTGGCTGCCTTAGCTCGGTCAATGGAAAGAGaataa